Proteins from a genomic interval of Quercus lobata isolate SW786 chromosome 11, ValleyOak3.0 Primary Assembly, whole genome shotgun sequence:
- the LOC115968363 gene encoding putative E3 ubiquitin-protein ligase LIN isoform X1, translated as MASLQELLAKEGFDRRNFGKAPKPVKPIRDRGQVDDSIALPIYICHDHRKTAHLYATKKGSSIFSSSKRVGSVSERSNTNKSVATVTESSRADEPPIDEVAIKAVISILSGYIGRYVKDVNFQETIRDKCNSCLVRRKKEPDNGIFANMELVIDNIDKLVVEQGTRKELSMKTLRNSIRLLSVVDSFNSKKTKNGSTCGIPNSHISAVAQLLLAILYKLEKNDRICARHLLQVFCDSPFLARNDLLADLWEHFFLPHLLHLKIWYTKELETISNSNYIDKERKVKALSKVYNDQMDKGTIEFALYYKGWLKVGVKAPPVPTVHLPSKPSYGSSSRRSSDSYTLQSPMNNLYRAVFGTSLERKSMDHSDQNGASINMWHLEEKDKLCTDEDSYNCSFVYKGYGTHRRSSSQNNRDSRAESWPETQKSDYFQIFTCRSQPKECLVKGDLAAKNRLVRKEENANSSELIRAINTVCFSDILSECEFAIRIISKAWLDSHGDPAIEVALSEASIIEGMLEVLSASDDDEILELIISILAEFVGTNDVIRQIILNLDPQLEIFMRLLRSTSLFLKAAVLLYLAKPKAKQMISVHWVPLFLRVLEFGDQLQTLFTVQCSPQAAAIYFIDQLLTGFDEDRNLENARQVVSLGGLNLLAQQIERGDTHERTNAALIMSCCIQADGSCRNFLAENLNKASLLELIVLENCKNSNSHAFSLLTELLCLNRRTQIIEFLCGLKEGWSGLNTMHILLARLHRAPEEEYPLVAAILLQLDLLGNTMKCSVYREEAVEAIITALSCQICHENVQEQSARALLMLAGRFSYTGEASAEKWLLQQAGFHESSGDSFHSKEIVIDGFMHSDEEEEATENWQRKAASMLFNSGNKRLLVALSDCIANGIPRLARASMITVTWMTSLLHSVGDENLRSMACSILTPQLLESLNYEKDLEERVLASYSLLSLMKSSECVSMLPSFDKELLGHLHNLSLVTWTASELMSIIPSSSRH; from the exons ATGGCTTCCTTACAAGAACTGCTTGCCAAGGAAGGATTTGATCGCAGGAATTTTGGGAAGGCTCCAAAGCCTGTGAAGCCTATCAGAGACAGAGGACAAGTAGATGACTCAATAGCACTGCCCATATACATCTGCCATGACCACCGAAAAACTGCCCATCTCTATGCTACCAAAAAAGGGTCTTCCATATTTTCATCATCTAAAAGGGTGGGTTCGGTGTCAGAGAGATCGAATACTAATAAATCAGTGGCGACAGTGACTGAGAGTTCAAGAGCTGATGAGCCTCCAATTGATGAAGTTGCTATTAAAGCAGTGATTTCCATCCTCAGCGGCTACATTGGCCGGTACGTGAAAGACGTGAATTTCCAGGAAACAATTCGAGACAAGTGCAACTCTTGCTTGgtgagaagaaaaaaggaacCAGATAATGGGATTTTCGCAAACATGGAACTTGTTATCGACAACATTGACAAGTTGGTAGTTGAACAAGGGACTAGGAAGGAGCTAAGCATGAAGACACTAAGGAACTCCATTCGGCTTCTAAGTGTTGTTGATTCCTTTAATTCTAAAAAGACTAAGAATGGTTCAACATGTGGAATTCCCAATTCTCATATCTCTGCAGTTGCTCAGCTTTTATTAGCAATTCTCTACAAGCTTGAGAAAAATGATAGGATTTGTGCTAGGCACCTACTTCAAGTTTTTTGTGATTCTCCATTTCTAGCTCGAAATGACTTGCTTGCTGATCTTTGGGAGCATTTCTTTCTTCCCCACCTTCTCCATCTTAAGATCTGGTACACTAAGGAGCTTGAAACTATTTCAAACTCCAACTATATAGATAAGGAGAGGAAAGTGAAGGCCCTGAGCAAGGTGTACAATGACCAAATGGATAAGGGGACTATTGAGTTTGCTCTGTACTATAAAGGGTGGCTTAAAGTTGGGGTTAAAGCCCCTCCTGTTCCTACTGTGCATTTGCCATCAAAACCCAGTTATGGATCATCAAGTAGGAGATCCTCAGATTCTTACACTTTGCAGTCTCCCATGAACAACTT ATACCGAGCTGTATTTGGGACCTCACTTGAGCGAAAATCTATGGACCACAGTGATCAAAATGGAGCTTCAATCAATATGTGGCATTTAGAGGAAAAGGATAAACTATGTACAGATGAAGATAGCTATAACTGCAGTTTTGTTTAT AAAGGATATGGGACTCATCGAAGGTCATCAAGCCAAAACAATAGAGATTCGAGAGCTGAATCATGGCCTGAAACACAAAAATCAGACTATTTCCAGATCTTTACCTGCCGAAGTCAGCCAAAAGAGTGCTTAGTGAAAGGCGACCTTGCAGCCAAGAATCGTTTAGTCAGAAAGGAAGAGAATGCCAATTCAAGTGAGTTAATCAGAGCTATTAATACTGTTTGCTTCTCAGATATTCTTAGCGAATGTGAATTTGCAATTCGAATAATCTCCAAAGCGTGGTTGGACTCACATGGTGATCCCGCCATTGAAGTTGCATTATCAGAAGCATCCATTATTGAGGGGATGCTAGAGGTTTTGTCtgcttctgatgatgatgaaatTTTAGAGTTAATAATATCAATTTTAGCAGAATTTGTAGGGACGAATGACGTGATTAGGCAGATTATACTGAATTTGGATCCACAGCTAGAAATCTTCATGAGACTTCTGAGAAGCACTTCTCTGTTTCTAAAAGCCGCTGTTCTGCTTTATTTAGCAAAGCCAAAGGCAAAACAGATGATATCAGTTCACTGGGTGCCATTATTCCTTCGAGTGTTAGAGTTTGGAGATCAGTTGCAGACCCTCTTCACAGTACAGTGCAGTCCTCAAGCAGCAGCAATTTACTTTATAGACCAACTTCTGACAGGTTTTGATGAAGATAGGAACTTAGAGAATGCTAGACAAGTGGTTTCTCTTGGGGGATTGAATCTGCTGGCACAACAAATTGAGAGAGGGGATACTCATGAAAGGACCAATGCTGCTTTGATCATGTCCTGTTGCATTCAAGCTGATGGCAGCTGTAGAAATTTCTTGGCTGAAAATTTGAACAAGGCTTCTCTTCTTGAACTTATTGTCCTTGAGAACTGCAAGAATTCTAATAGCCATGCTTTTTCTTTACTAACCGAGTTACTCTGCCTTAATAG AAGAACACAGATAATAGAATTCTTATGTGGACTAAAAGAAGGATGGAGTGGCTTGAACACCATGCACATTTTATTAGCCCGTCTCCACAGAGCACCAGAAGAAGAATACCCACTGGTTGCAGCAATCTTATTGCAGCTTGATCTTCTG GGTAATACTATGAAGTGCAGTGTATACAGAGAAGAAGCAGTTGAGGCAATCATAACAGCTTTAAGTTGTCAAATATGTCACGAAAATGTTCAAGAACAATCAGCAAGAGCTCTTCTTATGTTGGCAGGCCGGTTTTCTTATACTGGAGAGGCATCAGCGGAAAAATGGCTTTTACAACAAGCAGGTTTCCATGAGAGTTCAGGGGACTCATTTCATAGCAAGGAAATTGTCATAGATGGTTTCATGCACTCA gatgaagaggaagaagcaACAGAAAACTGGCAAAGGAAAGCAGCTAGTATGTTGTTCAACAGTGGGAACAAGAGATTGTTAGTCGCCCTTTCAGATTGCATAGCCAATGGCATCCCAAGGTTAGCACGAGCAAGTATGATTACTGTTACTTGGATGACCAGCCTTCTCCATTCAGTTGGAGATGAAAATTTGCGGTCTATGGCATGCTCAATTCTCACGCCACAGTTGCTAGAATCCTTGAATTATGAAAAAGATCTCGAGGAAAGAGTGCTGGCTTCATACTCACTACTGAGTCTCATGAAGAGCTCAG AATGTGTTTCTATGCTCCCATCATTCGACAAAGAGTTGCTCGGCCATCTCCATAATCTTTCCCTGGTGACATGGACAGCTAGTGAGCTTATGTCAATCATCCCAAGTAGCTCGAGACATTAG
- the LOC115968363 gene encoding putative E3 ubiquitin-protein ligase LIN-1 isoform X2 codes for MASLQELLAKEGFDRRNFGKAPKPVKPIRDRGQVDDSIALPIYICHDHRKTAHLYATKKGSSIFSSSKRVGSVSERSNTNKSVATVTESSRADEPPIDEVAIKAVISILSGYIGRYVKDVNFQETIRDKCNSCLVRRKKEPDNGIFANMELVIDNIDKLVVEQGTRKELSMKTLRNSIRLLSVVDSFNSKKTKNGSTCGIPNSHISAVAQLLLAILYKLEKNDRICARHLLQVFCDSPFLARNDLLADLWEHFFLPHLLHLKIWYTKELETISNSNYIDKERKVKALSKVYNDQMDKGTIEFALYYKGWLKVGVKAPPVPTVHLPSKPSYGSSSRRSSDSYTLQSPMNNLYRAVFGTSLERKSMDHSDQNGASINMWHLEEKDKLCTDEDSYNCSFVYKGYGTHRRSSSQNNRDSRAESWPETQKSDYFQIFTCRSQPKECLVKGDLAAKNRLVRKEENANSKFVGTNDVIRQIILNLDPQLEIFMRLLRSTSLFLKAAVLLYLAKPKAKQMISVHWVPLFLRVLEFGDQLQTLFTVQCSPQAAAIYFIDQLLTGFDEDRNLENARQVVSLGGLNLLAQQIERGDTHERTNAALIMSCCIQADGSCRNFLAENLNKASLLELIVLENCKNSNSHAFSLLTELLCLNRRTQIIEFLCGLKEGWSGLNTMHILLARLHRAPEEEYPLVAAILLQLDLLGNTMKCSVYREEAVEAIITALSCQICHENVQEQSARALLMLAGRFSYTGEASAEKWLLQQAGFHESSGDSFHSKEIVIDGFMHSDEEEEATENWQRKAASMLFNSGNKRLLVALSDCIANGIPRLARASMITVTWMTSLLHSVGDENLRSMACSILTPQLLESLNYEKDLEERVLASYSLLSLMKSSECVSMLPSFDKELLGHLHNLSLVTWTASELMSIIPSSSRH; via the exons ATGGCTTCCTTACAAGAACTGCTTGCCAAGGAAGGATTTGATCGCAGGAATTTTGGGAAGGCTCCAAAGCCTGTGAAGCCTATCAGAGACAGAGGACAAGTAGATGACTCAATAGCACTGCCCATATACATCTGCCATGACCACCGAAAAACTGCCCATCTCTATGCTACCAAAAAAGGGTCTTCCATATTTTCATCATCTAAAAGGGTGGGTTCGGTGTCAGAGAGATCGAATACTAATAAATCAGTGGCGACAGTGACTGAGAGTTCAAGAGCTGATGAGCCTCCAATTGATGAAGTTGCTATTAAAGCAGTGATTTCCATCCTCAGCGGCTACATTGGCCGGTACGTGAAAGACGTGAATTTCCAGGAAACAATTCGAGACAAGTGCAACTCTTGCTTGgtgagaagaaaaaaggaacCAGATAATGGGATTTTCGCAAACATGGAACTTGTTATCGACAACATTGACAAGTTGGTAGTTGAACAAGGGACTAGGAAGGAGCTAAGCATGAAGACACTAAGGAACTCCATTCGGCTTCTAAGTGTTGTTGATTCCTTTAATTCTAAAAAGACTAAGAATGGTTCAACATGTGGAATTCCCAATTCTCATATCTCTGCAGTTGCTCAGCTTTTATTAGCAATTCTCTACAAGCTTGAGAAAAATGATAGGATTTGTGCTAGGCACCTACTTCAAGTTTTTTGTGATTCTCCATTTCTAGCTCGAAATGACTTGCTTGCTGATCTTTGGGAGCATTTCTTTCTTCCCCACCTTCTCCATCTTAAGATCTGGTACACTAAGGAGCTTGAAACTATTTCAAACTCCAACTATATAGATAAGGAGAGGAAAGTGAAGGCCCTGAGCAAGGTGTACAATGACCAAATGGATAAGGGGACTATTGAGTTTGCTCTGTACTATAAAGGGTGGCTTAAAGTTGGGGTTAAAGCCCCTCCTGTTCCTACTGTGCATTTGCCATCAAAACCCAGTTATGGATCATCAAGTAGGAGATCCTCAGATTCTTACACTTTGCAGTCTCCCATGAACAACTT ATACCGAGCTGTATTTGGGACCTCACTTGAGCGAAAATCTATGGACCACAGTGATCAAAATGGAGCTTCAATCAATATGTGGCATTTAGAGGAAAAGGATAAACTATGTACAGATGAAGATAGCTATAACTGCAGTTTTGTTTAT AAAGGATATGGGACTCATCGAAGGTCATCAAGCCAAAACAATAGAGATTCGAGAGCTGAATCATGGCCTGAAACACAAAAATCAGACTATTTCCAGATCTTTACCTGCCGAAGTCAGCCAAAAGAGTGCTTAGTGAAAGGCGACCTTGCAGCCAAGAATCGTTTAGTCAGAAAGGAAGAGAATGCCAATTCAA AATTTGTAGGGACGAATGACGTGATTAGGCAGATTATACTGAATTTGGATCCACAGCTAGAAATCTTCATGAGACTTCTGAGAAGCACTTCTCTGTTTCTAAAAGCCGCTGTTCTGCTTTATTTAGCAAAGCCAAAGGCAAAACAGATGATATCAGTTCACTGGGTGCCATTATTCCTTCGAGTGTTAGAGTTTGGAGATCAGTTGCAGACCCTCTTCACAGTACAGTGCAGTCCTCAAGCAGCAGCAATTTACTTTATAGACCAACTTCTGACAGGTTTTGATGAAGATAGGAACTTAGAGAATGCTAGACAAGTGGTTTCTCTTGGGGGATTGAATCTGCTGGCACAACAAATTGAGAGAGGGGATACTCATGAAAGGACCAATGCTGCTTTGATCATGTCCTGTTGCATTCAAGCTGATGGCAGCTGTAGAAATTTCTTGGCTGAAAATTTGAACAAGGCTTCTCTTCTTGAACTTATTGTCCTTGAGAACTGCAAGAATTCTAATAGCCATGCTTTTTCTTTACTAACCGAGTTACTCTGCCTTAATAG AAGAACACAGATAATAGAATTCTTATGTGGACTAAAAGAAGGATGGAGTGGCTTGAACACCATGCACATTTTATTAGCCCGTCTCCACAGAGCACCAGAAGAAGAATACCCACTGGTTGCAGCAATCTTATTGCAGCTTGATCTTCTG GGTAATACTATGAAGTGCAGTGTATACAGAGAAGAAGCAGTTGAGGCAATCATAACAGCTTTAAGTTGTCAAATATGTCACGAAAATGTTCAAGAACAATCAGCAAGAGCTCTTCTTATGTTGGCAGGCCGGTTTTCTTATACTGGAGAGGCATCAGCGGAAAAATGGCTTTTACAACAAGCAGGTTTCCATGAGAGTTCAGGGGACTCATTTCATAGCAAGGAAATTGTCATAGATGGTTTCATGCACTCA gatgaagaggaagaagcaACAGAAAACTGGCAAAGGAAAGCAGCTAGTATGTTGTTCAACAGTGGGAACAAGAGATTGTTAGTCGCCCTTTCAGATTGCATAGCCAATGGCATCCCAAGGTTAGCACGAGCAAGTATGATTACTGTTACTTGGATGACCAGCCTTCTCCATTCAGTTGGAGATGAAAATTTGCGGTCTATGGCATGCTCAATTCTCACGCCACAGTTGCTAGAATCCTTGAATTATGAAAAAGATCTCGAGGAAAGAGTGCTGGCTTCATACTCACTACTGAGTCTCATGAAGAGCTCAG AATGTGTTTCTATGCTCCCATCATTCGACAAAGAGTTGCTCGGCCATCTCCATAATCTTTCCCTGGTGACATGGACAGCTAGTGAGCTTATGTCAATCATCCCAAGTAGCTCGAGACATTAG